One region of Quercus lobata isolate SW786 chromosome 2, ValleyOak3.0 Primary Assembly, whole genome shotgun sequence genomic DNA includes:
- the LOC115977111 gene encoding uncharacterized protein LOC115977111: MWHEKQEGIILPGQTMHTPISQGAFMENKILTPHSGTSESSRKRKLIAVDKQHTISESVHEYGFPKEIEENSLELFLNQSQLSIKTVGIRNQSKKDQFDGQNTLPATRQNCNGYYRNGAEKISIASPSVLPQSDQASNCEGIEVASTVGPGSLLAPASVEQKYKNDMSLQNELQFSSGPSGVGLGDNYKKENGRAHGDSNSQIVKKEEGSEVENIKHALEETSPRNGSCSAAVNIRHDLTHGSLKSTDRRKLLVRKVAPTFAEKLWDGSLQLNSSVNVFAVAFFKSGERMPNIKWCQSVEVKGKVRLEAFEKYIQDLPRSRNRGLMVISLCWKEGSSKTGLAGMKKVAKGYKEGERVGFAQLSPGIDLYICPRSETIITILAKHGFFKGMAAVEDNQDSLIGCVVWRRNRATSNTDVKKLNKKSCSLTERPVNSPSDSSTQRSAENNLSHTQPAEESFPVASATDYATLESIGNNSIESKNVKHSNAQLEFRNPSTSSKPLPTPSVPSDSLSVSVGIKTSCSDCDSHQGSLGQSFKVEAPQMHNSGQEKPKPSLELQTPVLSLPSNVTKKVVSVPDDDDLPEFDFGTSSGISQTITSKPLDAYIREKKLSAEGFRNIDRSLPPTVSLIVNHRLLENSNIAQLPLGAVQKKTPLKNFCESNSISRFPIVEGKHTAQTIAVTTRGSTSAVPCAKNLFHDDDDMPEWCPPDVELHRQSVPKTNWPLTTSINFKVPNSMFESFHATPSPLLPSTSRVAIPPPFATQTLPSAYNCLNEVTMRPVQTRPAVGHMQRGPTSLMRFNSNSLLTPTLNTFDVKFPIHHAGWRG; encoded by the exons ATGTGGCATGAGAAGCAAGAGGGCATAATCTTACCAGGTCAGACAATGCATACACCTATAAGTCAGGGTGCATTCATGGAGAACAAGATACTGACACCTCATTCAGGAACTTCTGAATCATCACGAAAGAGGAAGTTAATAGCTGTTGATAAGCAACACACCATTTCTGAATCTGTTCATGAATATGGGTTCCCTAAAGAGATTGAAGAAAATTCCcttgaattgtttttaaatCAAAGTCAACTGTCAATTAAAACAGTTGGCATCAGGAATCAATCTAAGAAAGATCAATTTGATGGTCAGAATACTCTCCCGGCAACTCGACAAAATTGTAATGGATATTACAGAAATGGAGCTGAGAAAATAAGCATTGCATCCCCAAGCGTGCTGCCTCAAAGTGATCAGGCTTCAAATTGTGAAGGAATAGAAGTTGCCTCAACTGTTGGACCAGGCTCTTTGTTAGCCCCTGCGTCTGttgaacaaaaatacaaaaatgataTGTCACTGCAAAATGAACTCCAATTTAGCAGTGGCCCTTCAGGTGTTGGCTTGGGTGATaattataaaaaggaaaatggtAGAGCTCATGGAGACAGCAATAGCCAAATagtgaagaaagaagaaggatcAGAAGTTGAGAATATTAAGCATGCTTTGGAAGAAACTTCACCTAGAAATGGTAGTTGTTCTGCTGCTGTGAATATTAGGCATGATCTAACGCATGGTTCTTTGAAGTCCACCGACAGAAGGAAATTACTTGTCAGAAAAGTGGCTCCCACATTTGCTGAGAAGCTCTGGGATGGGTCCCTTCAGTTGAATTCTTCTGTAAATGTGTTTGCAGTTGCCTTCTTTAAGAG CGGTGAGAGGATGCCTAATATCAAGTGGTGTCAATCTGTAGAAGTCAAAGGCAAAGTGAGGTTAGAGgcttttgaaaaatatattcaagatCTTCCTCGCTCACGAAACCGAGGGTTGATG GTAATATCACTTTGCTGGAAAGAAGGGTCTTCTAAAACTGGACTGGCAGGCATGAAAAAG GTTGCAAAAGGGTACAAAGAAGGGGAGAGGGTTGGCTTTGCACAACTCTCTCCAGGTATTGATCTTTACATCTGTCCTCGTAGTGAGACCATTATCACAATACTTGCTAAACATGGGTTCTTCAAGGGCATGGCTGCTGTTGAAGACAACCAAGATTCCTTGATTGGTTGTGTTGTGTGGCGAAGGAACCGAGCAACTTCAAATACTGATGTAAAGAAACTGAATAAAAAGAGTTGTTCCTTGACGGAGCGGCCTGTCAATTCACCTTCTGACTCTTCTACTCAAAGAAGTGCAGAAAATAATTTGTCTCATACACAACCAGCTGAGGAATCCTTCCCAGTTGCGTCAGCTACAGATTATGCAACTCTTGAGAGTATAGGAAATAATAGTATTGAAAGCAAGAATGTTAAGCATAGTAATGCCCAACTTGAGTTTCGTAATCCTTCCACCAGTTCTAAACCCTTGCCAACACCTTCAGTCCCAAGTGATTCTCTATCTGTTTCAGTGGGAATCAAGACATCATGTTCTGACTGTGACTCTCATCAAGGTTCTTTGGGACAGTCATTCAAAGTTGAAGCTCCTCAAATGCACAATTCAGGACAAGAGAAACCTAAACCGAGTTTGGAACTTCAAACACCTGTCCTGTCTCTTCCATCTAATGTCACAAAGAAAGTTGTGTCTGTGCCTGACGATGATGATCTTCCTGAATTTGACTTTGGGACTTCATCCGGTATTTCTCAGACTATAACAAGCAAGCCTCTAGATGCTTATATAAGGGAGAAGAAACTTTCAGCTGAAGGATTTAGGAATATTGATAGGTCCCTGCCTCCAACAGTGTCACTAATTGTCAATCATAGACTattggaaaattcaaatattgcaCAGCTTCCCCTAGGTGCTGTTCAGAAGAAGACTCCCCTGAAGAATTTTTGTGAAAGCAACAGTATCTCCAGATTTCCCATTGTGGAAGGAAAACACACTGCCCAAACCATAGCTGTCACCACACGAGGTAGCACTAGTGCTGTTCCATGTGCAAAGAATCTTTttcatgatgatgatgacatgCCTGAATGGTGTCCACCTGACGTTGAGCTTCACAGGCAATCGGTTCCAAAGACAAATTGGCCATTAACAACTTCAATCAACTTCAAAGTGCCAAACTCAATGTTTGAAAGTTTCCATGCTACTCCAAGTCCTCTGCTTCCTTCTACATCTAGGGTTGCTATTCCTCCACCATTTGCTACTCAAACACTCCCTTCTGCATATAATTGCCTCAATGAAGTAACTATGAGACCTGTGCAGACAAGACCAGCTGTTGGACATATGCAAAGGGGTCCAACTTCTTTGATGAGATTCAATTCTAATTCTCTATTGACACCTACTTTAAACACATTTGATGTCAAATTTCCTATCCATCATGCTGGCTGGAGAGGCTAG
- the LOC115973789 gene encoding uncharacterized protein LOC115973789: MSVARLSTENDNLEPKKARMDIQPKLSFSNEDKIGTIQPHDNALVVTLRIGGYDVKRVMVDQGSGAEIMYSDLYRGLNLRPEDLTAYNSPLVSFDGKVVIPRGQIRLPVQAGSEVVKVNFIMMDVYSPYIAIVTRLWLHALEAVSSTLH, encoded by the coding sequence ATGTCTGTGGCTCGGCTGTCCACCGAGAATGATAATCTAGAGCCAAAGAAGGCTAGAATGGATATTCAACCGAAACTAAGTTTTTCAAATGAGGATAAGATTGGAACTATACAGCCCCACGACAATGCTTTGGTGGTCACGCTCAGGATTGGTGGGTATGACGTGAAAAGAGTGATGGTAGACCAGGGTAGTGGTGCCGAAATTATGTACTCTGACTTATACAGGGGGCTGAATTTGAGACCCGAGGACTTGACAGCCTACAATTCTCCTCTAGtaagttttgatgggaaggtAGTCATTCCGAGGGGTCAAATAAGACTACCCGTGCAAGCTGGTTCAGAAGTGGTGAAGGTAAATTTCATCATGATGGATGTCTATTCCCCCTACATAGCCATTGTAACTAGACTCTGGCTTCATGCCCTGGAGGCTGTCTCTTCCACTTTGCACTAG